One region of Triticum aestivum cultivar Chinese Spring chromosome 6B, IWGSC CS RefSeq v2.1, whole genome shotgun sequence genomic DNA includes:
- the LOC123138002 gene encoding uncharacterized protein, translating to MATILENIQKARFLPTRPLRDDLPTFQGGKEEESHLMGLRKRLSSFSGKIQPISSASAEWAFRRTRSAPSLAAEFAGGPLKRWWDWGLGWLLSKKLGFAGDLEMNEEEAAALGRGSRGTWAHVLYKVRSGVRRLVASDHSLPTTQRLRGASLPASSAHRAAAQQCKPAPQFAYTQSFQYSQAMAH from the coding sequence ATGGCCACCATCCTGGAGAACATCCAGAAGGCGCGGTTCCTCCCGACGAGGCCGCTCAGGGACGACCTGCCCACCTTCCAGGGCGGCAAGGAGGAGGAGAGCCACCTCATGGGGCTCAGGAAGAGGCTCTCCAGCTTCTCCGGCAAGATCCAGCCCATCTCCTCCGCGTCCGCCGAGTGGGCGTTCCGCCGGACCCGGTCGGCGCCGTCGCTCGCCGCCGAGTTCGCCGGGGGGCCGCTCAAGCGCTGGTGGGACTGGGGCCTCGGCTGGCTGCTCTCCAAGAAGCTCGGCTTCGCCGGCGACCTGGAGATgaacgaggaggaggcggccgcgctCGGCCGCGGCAGTCGGGGCACCTGGGCCCACGTCCTCTACAAGGTGCGCTCCGGGGTCCGCCGCCTCGTCGCGTCCGACCACTCGCTGCCCACCACGCAGCGCCTCAGGGGCGCCTCGCTGCCCGCGTCCTCCGCGCACAGGGCCGCCGCCCAGCAGTGCAAGCCCGCGCCGCAGTTCGCCTACACCCAGAGCTTCCAGTACAGCCAGGCAATGGCGCATTAA